In a single window of the Thermotoga sp. KOL6 genome:
- the tmung gene encoding type-4 uracil-DNA glycosylase, protein MFTKEELMEIVAKRVENCTACPLYLTRTNVVVGEGNLDTRIVFVGEGPGEEEDKTGRPFVGRAGMLLTELLQETGFRREDVYICNVVKCRPPNNRTPTSEERLACKHFLLAQLEIINPDVIVALGATALSFFIEGKNVSITKVRGTPIDWLGGIKVVPTFHPSYLLRNRSKELRKTVLEDFKKAKSFIKEV, encoded by the coding sequence TTGTTCACAAAAGAAGAACTCATGGAGATAGTAGCAAAAAGGGTGGAAAATTGTACAGCTTGTCCTCTGTATCTCACGAGGACCAATGTTGTTGTGGGTGAAGGAAATTTGGATACTCGAATCGTCTTCGTCGGAGAGGGACCAGGAGAAGAGGAAGACAAAACGGGAAGGCCTTTTGTTGGAAGAGCAGGTATGTTGCTCACTGAGCTTCTCCAAGAAACTGGGTTCAGGCGGGAAGATGTCTATATTTGCAATGTAGTGAAGTGTAGACCCCCTAACAATAGAACTCCCACTTCCGAGGAGAGACTAGCGTGTAAACATTTTTTGCTTGCTCAACTTGAGATCATAAATCCCGATGTGATAGTTGCTCTGGGTGCTACTGCTCTGTCTTTTTTTATTGAAGGAAAAAATGTTTCCATAACGAAAGTGAGAGGCACCCCCATTGACTGGCTGGGAGGAATAAAAGTTGTTCCGACTTTTCATCCGAGTTATCTTTTGAGGAACAGAAGCAAGGAATTACGAAAAACAGTTCTGGAAGATTTTAAGAAAGCAAAAAGTTTTATA
- the fliJ gene encoding flagellar export protein FliJ: MPFRFRLQKIYEVRIKEEETLKNDLSKISEKIENTRKIIHQLSEKKKSVEHNFLRKRLLTKNDVLEMRSQIVFYEKKIEDLRRELDELMRDREEIRKKLLEKMKERKILEKLKERKYREYLTEENLKERKRMDEIAERKFWWS; this comes from the coding sequence GTGCCGTTTAGGTTTAGACTCCAAAAAATATACGAGGTTCGAATAAAAGAAGAAGAAACTTTAAAAAATGATCTTTCAAAGATCTCTGAAAAGATAGAAAATACTAGAAAGATTATACATCAACTTTCAGAAAAAAAGAAAAGCGTAGAACATAATTTTCTCCGCAAACGCCTCCTTACGAAAAACGATGTACTCGAAATGAGATCTCAAATAGTTTTCTACGAGAAAAAAATTGAAGACCTTAGAAGAGAATTGGATGAACTCATGAGAGATCGGGAGGAAATCAGAAAAAAACTTCTTGAAAAGATGAAAGAACGAAAGATTTTGGAAAAGTTGAAAGAACGAAAATACAGGGAATATTTAACAGAGGAGAATCTGAAAGAGAGAAAAAGAATGGATGAGATAGCTGAAAGAAAATTTTGGTGGAGTTAA
- a CDS encoding YifB family Mg chelatase-like AAA ATPase, with amino-acid sequence MNYSKLSSATIQGIEAMKIDVEVDFDNRSVFNDIDVVGLGDTAVKESRKRVKSAILNSGFSLPHGKFVVNLAPGDVRKEGSMLDLPIALCILASTGIVKVNEDTLAVGELSLSGEVKRVSGILPVLLSLSEHFNGMVIIPKDNEEEAKCVKGLHVYAVRTLRECVEFLRGDISLKNIEYSGIRAIDPIQNIDFSDVRNHEMVKRAVEIAVAGFHNILMIGNPGSGKTMIAKRIPTIFPPMTEEEIIETSKVYSAAGYPGIIRNRPFRSPHHTASTVSIIGGGTSPKPGEISLAHNGVLFLDELPEFKRDVLEALRQPLEEHRVTVSRAKFTVTYPARFMLVGAMNPCPCGNLGDEKQPCVCSPRDILRYKKKISGPLLDRIDVVVNVPKLSFEEMMKKAEGEKSSRIRGRVIKARNIQRKRFKETDISFNSQMTHKMLRKYVQLDAESEEFLKRYVDRYGLSGRRIDKILKLSRTIADLENSEKIELKHLAEALQYRFRED; translated from the coding sequence ATGAACTACAGTAAGCTATCATCGGCCACCATTCAGGGAATAGAAGCGATGAAGATAGATGTAGAAGTAGATTTCGACAATAGAAGTGTTTTCAACGATATAGATGTAGTAGGGCTCGGAGACACCGCGGTGAAAGAAAGCAGAAAACGGGTGAAGAGTGCTATATTGAACAGCGGATTTTCTTTGCCACACGGGAAATTCGTCGTTAATCTAGCTCCTGGAGATGTGAGAAAAGAAGGCTCCATGCTCGATTTACCGATAGCACTGTGTATACTTGCCTCAACCGGGATCGTAAAGGTGAACGAAGACACTCTCGCTGTTGGAGAACTTTCGTTGAGTGGTGAAGTGAAACGCGTCAGTGGTATACTGCCGGTTCTTCTTTCCCTTTCTGAACATTTCAACGGAATGGTGATAATACCTAAAGATAACGAAGAAGAAGCCAAATGTGTAAAAGGATTGCACGTGTACGCCGTGAGAACTCTCAGAGAATGTGTGGAATTTTTGAGAGGAGATATTTCTTTAAAGAACATCGAATATTCTGGAATAAGAGCAATCGATCCCATACAAAATATCGATTTTTCCGACGTCAGAAATCATGAAATGGTGAAAAGAGCCGTCGAGATAGCAGTTGCTGGTTTCCACAACATTTTGATGATAGGAAATCCTGGATCTGGAAAAACCATGATAGCCAAAAGAATTCCCACAATCTTTCCTCCAATGACAGAAGAGGAAATCATCGAAACAAGCAAAGTGTACAGTGCTGCTGGTTACCCAGGGATCATTCGAAACCGCCCGTTTCGTTCCCCACATCACACAGCTTCTACAGTTTCTATCATCGGTGGTGGAACTTCTCCGAAACCTGGTGAGATCTCTTTAGCCCACAACGGTGTGCTGTTCCTCGACGAATTGCCAGAGTTCAAAAGGGATGTCCTCGAAGCACTAAGGCAACCTTTGGAAGAACACAGGGTCACCGTCTCGCGAGCGAAATTCACCGTCACTTACCCTGCTCGGTTCATGTTAGTGGGTGCTATGAATCCTTGTCCATGTGGAAATCTAGGAGATGAGAAACAGCCGTGTGTTTGTTCTCCTAGAGACATCCTTCGATACAAGAAGAAAATATCGGGTCCGTTGCTGGACAGAATCGATGTAGTGGTGAATGTTCCAAAGCTTTCTTTTGAAGAGATGATGAAAAAAGCTGAAGGAGAGAAAAGTTCTCGTATCAGAGGGCGTGTTATAAAAGCTAGAAACATTCAGAGAAAACGTTTCAAGGAGACGGACATCTCTTTCAACTCGCAGATGACGCACAAGATGTTGAGAAAGTACGTTCAACTTGACGCAGAAAGTGAAGAATTTCTGAAAAGGTATGTTGACAGATACGGACTATCGGGAAGAAGAATAGACAAGATTCTCAAGTTATCGAGAACAATTGCCGATCTGGAAAACTCTGAAAAAATTGAACTAAAGCATCTTGCAGAAGCTTTGCAATACAGATTCAGAGAAGATTAA